The sequence TGCTAAGAACCAAACAATTGCAGCAAGGACACCTCCAAATACTAGCCAGATGATATTGCCAATGATATTCATCCTTGACCCTCCCGCTACTTAGTCATGACAGTCTGGAGTACCGGTAATCCATAATATACAAGTACTATTACTACTGCTATACTAATAGCCAATTTGAATAGCTTTTTCAAAATAAAACCCACAGCAAGGATTCCTAATCCTCCGATTAGTATTTCTTGAAACCCTAACCCAGCTAAATAATTTCCCATAATTAACATCTCTCCCTCTATAGTCCAAGATTTCTTTCTGATTATTAACTAACTAAACCTACAACAAACATATTGTATTCCAGTTTGAAACTTTTTCACTAAAAACTACTCAGCTACATTCTATATCACCCTTTGGCAAGAATAAAGACTCCAAAGCCATGTTTTAATGAATTAAGAGTTCTTAAAGAGGGCTGATCAACAGTAATTTCCAAAAATAGAGCAAAAATGAAGGAAATAAGGTCTGGTTATAGAATCTAAAGTTTAAAAGGTTTAGAATTCTAACAATTCTGCCAAGTACTTTTTCGAAAGGAGTATTTAATATGTCGAAACTAGATAATCCACTAAGTATATACAAGTTACTTCCAAAGTCGAATTGCAAACTATGTGGAGCACCAACATGTTTGGCGTTTGCTGCTGCAGTAATTAAAGGTGATAAACGTATCAATGAATGCCCTCACCTGGAAAAAGAGGACATCGAAGAACTTAATGGTCAAATCGTTAGGCAAATGACTCCTGAAGAACAATTAAAACAAATACTTGTTCCTTTAAAAGAAGAGATATTAAATGTAGACTTTTCGGCTGCAGTCGAGCGCTTAGGAGCCAAGTTTTCAGGAGATAAGCTAACCGTTAAGTGTCTCGGCAAAGACTTCATCGTTGATTCCAAAGGTAATTTCATATCTGACTGCCATATCAATGTCTGGGTGATTGTCCCGTTACTTAATTATATTATTCACAGCGCCGGCAAAGATCTTTCCGGAAAATGGGTCACTTTTAGAGAACTTAGCAGTGACACTGTCTGGATTTCATTTTTTGAGAAAAGGTTTGAAGAGCCTTTAAAGCAGCTTATTGATAGCTATCCGGATCTTATTGAGGATTTAATCCTGATTTTTAATGGCAAGCACGTAGAAAACAGTTATTCCTCGGATATTTCTCTTGTTTTATACCCTCTGCCAAAAGTCCCCTTATTAATCTGCTATAAAAAGCCTGTTGAGGATCTACAATCTCAACTCAATATTTTCTTCGACATGACGGCAGATGAAAATCTCAAAATCGATTCCATCTATCGGCTCTGTGTTGGACTATTAGTGATGTTTCAAAAGATCGCTTTGAGACATGCTTAATCAAATAATATCATAATAGCGATTAATTAAAGTTCTTGACCAATTGTAATTGGTTCATAGGGGTACCTATCTCTAACTTCCCTAATTCGGGTTGACCTAGGATTTGGGCATTTTCATGGGTAGCCCTGCCAAAGACTTCTAACCTCGGAATTCCAGCCTGAACCAGCCACTCAATTTCATCATAAAAGCTATCTCCATGCGGCACTTGATAGGCACCTGCGTCAGTGCCAACACCAAGGCGGACGTTTAAACAATAGGCCTCGTAAATCCTAGCTAGGTGAGTATCAAGAATACGTTTCAAGGTATCAAGTTCATGCCTGGAATATCGATTGGTTGGATATTTTAAAATATTTCCTATGGGAGCAACCGTTGGTACCCAAGCTATACTTTTTTCTTTCATTAACTCAAGATCTCGAGAGGTCATGTAATACCCGTGTTCGATGGAATCTACTCCGGCAGTTATGGCCATAGAAATCCCCTCTTCCCCACTGGCATGAGCCATAACAAGGGCTTGACGTGCATGGGCTGTTTCAACAATCTCTTTTAATTCCTCCACTGTCCACTGAGTTGGGCCGACTCTATTAAAATCATCAAACTTAATCAAGCCTGTCACGATTACTTTAAGTTGGTCAATCCCTTGATTAAAAAAACCACTCTGCTCCTCTTGCCACTCAGTCAGATTCTGAAAACCTCGGCCAAGGAAACGTCCGTACATTCCAGCACGCCCTACAGCCTCGTGCACAGATATCACCTGGGGCCCAGACCAGATTCCTTCTTCAACCTTGTTTTTAGCCCTCCAGGAAAATCCCGGCAAGTCGCCTCCATCGCGAATGGCAACAATTCCCTTCTCCAAGTATCTCCGTAGGTAAACTTTAATGTTATCCTCTATCAAGGCTGGCTGACTCCATTTTTCCAAACACTGATAAAAATCAAGGCTATCTAAGGCCAAATGAACGTGGGCATCGATCCATCCAGGTATGAGAAAGTACTGATCCCATTGCAATGATGTTTGAGGGCAAGCCTCTAAATGATTTACTGACTTCAATGATTCGACTTTCCCATCCTTCCATTGCAAGAGAATTGGCTGTGAGCACATACCCCTTTCATGGCTCCAATACCCAGCAATGAGGGATTCCCCATCATTGGAAATCTCCAATATACTTTGTTCTGCACTGCAAGAAATGTACATTCACTAATTCAGCTCCTCACATCCTACTTAAAAGAGCAAGAAGCACCCCTTGAGGGGCTAGCTTCTTGCTCTTATTTAGTCGTAAAAATACTCTTCTACCCTACCCAACGGATCTAGCAAATTATGACTGGTCTTTATCGAAACCTCTAATCCTATTTTAATTCTTCAATTAAAGCCTTAAAACCAGGTAAAGCCTTTTCGATGGTTTTATAAGCAACACAATAAGCAATACGTACATATCCCGGGCAGCCAAAGGCGGATCCGGGAACAATGAGAATATTTTTCTTGTTAGCCAAACTACAGAATTCAACATCATTCTCAATGGGGGTTTTGACAAACATGTAAAATGCCCCCTCAGGTTTAATGCATTCGTAACCAAAGGATAATAAACCTTTATAGAGAAGTTCACGATTTTTATTGTACACCTCAAGATCAACCTTAGCGTCTAAGCACTTGGCAATGACCCGTTGGAATAGTGCCGGAGCATTAACAAAACCTAAAATGCGATTTGCAATATTCGCTGCCGCAACAATATTCTCGTAATCAGCTGCTTGATCGGAAATAACTAGATAGCCAATTCGTTCTCCCGGTAGAGACAGTGATTTACTATAAGAGTAGCCAATAATCGTGTTCTCATAATATTTTGAGAGATAGGGGACTTCAGCATTATCATAAGCAAGTTCTCGATAAGGTTCATCAGCAATGATATAGATATCAGTTCCTAATTCCTTTTGTTTATCTCTAAGTATATTGGAAAGCTTAATAATGGTTTCTTCTGAATAGATAACCCCGGTAGGATTATTAGGAGAATTGATAATAACAGCTTTAGTATTTGCGGTGATTTTCTCTTTGAATTCCTCTAGGTTGGGTTGGAAGTCAAGGGTATTAGGGGAAACTACCACTAATTCGCCGTCATAGTTTTTAACATAATTTCTGTATTCTCCAAAAAAAGGAGCAAAGGTAATAACCTCATCCTTGGGATTAAGCAGGGTCTTTAAAATAACGTTTAGTCCCCCGGCTGCACCAACAGTCATGATAATGTTTTTGGGAGTAAAAGCAGTACCAAACTTATTATTGATGGAATTTGCAATTGCAGCTCTTACATCTTCATAACCAGAGTTATTCATATATCCGTGAATCCCTGTGGAATTACTATCATTTACAACCTCTAGGATTGCTTTTTTTACATCCTCAGGTGGTTCCACATTCGGGTTCCCTAGGCTAAAATCAAAAACATTTTCCGCGCCATAAATATCTGCTAACCTTTTACCTTCTTCAAACATTGCCCGAATAACAGAACTATTTTTTACTTGATCTTGCATTTTTTTAGAAATCATTACCCAATCATACCTTTCATCTAAGCTATATTAATCAAGTGACTCTTAGCTTCAGATGGAGTTTGCCAACGAGGAATACTTACTCCAGCTGAAGCTTAGAGGAACTTATCCAGGGACGTAGCAGCCGTTATCTCCCTTATAGCAGATGGGAGTCTTACGGCTGGTAGTCATCGGATAAAAGGAGCTCTGTCGATGTAAATAATAGAAAATAATACCTACCAATCATAATTTCGCTAGAAAATCTGATAATCCTGCATACCAGAAAGGATTATTGTTATCGCAAAAGAGGTTTATACAGTCCCATC comes from Desulfosporosinus meridiei DSM 13257 and encodes:
- a CDS encoding membrane protein, giving the protein MGNYLAGLGFQEILIGGLGILAVGFILKKLFKLAISIAVVIVLVYYGLPVLQTVMTK
- a CDS encoding pyridoxal phosphate-dependent aminotransferase, producing MISKKMQDQVKNSSVIRAMFEEGKRLADIYGAENVFDFSLGNPNVEPPEDVKKAILEVVNDSNSTGIHGYMNNSGYEDVRAAIANSINNKFGTAFTPKNIIMTVGAAGGLNVILKTLLNPKDEVITFAPFFGEYRNYVKNYDGELVVVSPNTLDFQPNLEEFKEKITANTKAVIINSPNNPTGVIYSEETIIKLSNILRDKQKELGTDIYIIADEPYRELAYDNAEVPYLSKYYENTIIGYSYSKSLSLPGERIGYLVISDQAADYENIVAAANIANRILGFVNAPALFQRVIAKCLDAKVDLEVYNKNRELLYKGLLSFGYECIKPEGAFYMFVKTPIENDVEFCSLANKKNILIVPGSAFGCPGYVRIAYCVAYKTIEKALPGFKALIEELK
- a CDS encoding amidohydrolase family protein, producing MYISCSAEQSILEISNDGESLIAGYWSHERGMCSQPILLQWKDGKVESLKSVNHLEACPQTSLQWDQYFLIPGWIDAHVHLALDSLDFYQCLEKWSQPALIEDNIKVYLRRYLEKGIVAIRDGGDLPGFSWRAKNKVEEGIWSGPQVISVHEAVGRAGMYGRFLGRGFQNLTEWQEEQSGFFNQGIDQLKVIVTGLIKFDDFNRVGPTQWTVEELKEIVETAHARQALVMAHASGEEGISMAITAGVDSIEHGYYMTSRDLELMKEKSIAWVPTVAPIGNILKYPTNRYSRHELDTLKRILDTHLARIYEAYCLNVRLGVGTDAGAYQVPHGDSFYDEIEWLVQAGIPRLEVFGRATHENAQILGQPELGKLEIGTPMNQLQLVKNFN
- a CDS encoding DUF3786 domain-containing protein; translated protein: MSKLDNPLSIYKLLPKSNCKLCGAPTCLAFAAAVIKGDKRINECPHLEKEDIEELNGQIVRQMTPEEQLKQILVPLKEEILNVDFSAAVERLGAKFSGDKLTVKCLGKDFIVDSKGNFISDCHINVWVIVPLLNYIIHSAGKDLSGKWVTFRELSSDTVWISFFEKRFEEPLKQLIDSYPDLIEDLILIFNGKHVENSYSSDISLVLYPLPKVPLLICYKKPVEDLQSQLNIFFDMTADENLKIDSIYRLCVGLLVMFQKIALRHA